In one window of Ovis aries strain OAR_USU_Benz2616 breed Rambouillet chromosome 5, ARS-UI_Ramb_v3.0, whole genome shotgun sequence DNA:
- the SPINK9 gene encoding serine protease inhibitor Kazal-type 9: MRTTAFVLLSALVLPTILNVDCVKHHEQIDCSKYKMLPLEERFCYDIYTPICGSDGKTYGNDCYFCYEVEKTNNKLKFVHFGKC, from the exons ATGAGAACAACAGCCTTTGTCCTGCTCTCAGCCCTGGTGCTTCCAACCATCCTCA ACGTAGACTGCGTCAAACACCATGAACAG ATTGACTGtagtaaatataaaatgttaccACTAGAAGAAAGATTTTGttatgacatatatacaccaatTTGTGGATCTGATGGCAAAACTTACGGCAATGATTGCTACTTTTGTTATGAAGTTGA GAAAACTAACAACAAACTTAAATTTGTACACTTTGGAAAATGTTGA